The proteins below are encoded in one region of Ostrea edulis chromosome 3, xbOstEdul1.1, whole genome shotgun sequence:
- the LOC125675875 gene encoding multimerin-2-like translates to MKRSLVLTLVLISIMQSFAFSVLTDNKNNNLTQLDVSGLDSENVDVFRQLLNQETLIRMALVKNVHTLMKDMVDLKQTMKTLEATQQKTDLEVTNLQQEVDSLKRENQKLDLENRKYEDTLNTVKQNFTQINDHFQEFVLQLEEKRETFERNTSTVLSDLKVEVRYLSITLLDLNKHTLEVDRGISEMIEKKYEMLSNGLNNTLESLNNDLTTTNNKISGFENLQKTRITSIFDEVNKTIVDLKAEVKESQFDQMKLSSTVSALEVFRMNMTSNKCDMPKRVAFSATVSSADSSWSSSTLLFPVVITNVGNGYNPSNGIFTAPTNGNYVFFVNVQSYTTQTIYVDIVLNGSTKVRTMAYGSGSDYYESGPNLVVLTLQKGQTVWVKRYSGSGYYADGPITTFSGFLI, encoded by the exons ATGAAACGATCACTAGTCCTTACGTTAGTGTTGATTTCAATCATGCAATCATTTGCTTTTTCCGTTCTCACGGAcaacaaaaataacaatttaacTCAACTGGACGTAAGTGGACTTGACTCGGAAAATGTGGACGTTTTCCGGCAACTCCTGAACCAAGAGACACTCATCCGAATGGCCCTTGTAAAGAATGTGCACACCTTGATGAAAGACATGGTCGATCTGAAGCAAACAATGAAGACGTTAGAAGCCACACAGCAGAAAACGGATTTAGAAGTGACAAACTTACAACAGGAAGTAGATTCACTGAAGCGTGAAAACCAGAaacttgaccttgaaaacagaAAGTATGAGGACACGTTGAACACCGTCAAACAAAACTTTACACAGATCAACGACCATTTTCAGGAGTTTGTATTGCAGTTGGAGGAGAAAAGAGAAACATTTGAGAGAAACACTAGCACGGTACTCAGTGATTTAAAAGTGGAAGTTCGGTATCTCTCAATTACTCTTCTTGACCTGAATAAACACACGTTAGAAGTTGACAGGGGTATTTCTGAGATGATAGAGAAAAAGTATGAAATGTTATCTAATGGACTGAACAATACCCTGGAGAGTCTTAACAACGATTTGACAACAACAAACAATAAGATATCTGGTTTCGAAAACTTGCAAAAAACTCGAATCACTTCAATATTTG ATGAAGTTAATAAAACCATTGTGGACCTGAAGGCGGAAGTTAAAGAATCTCAGTTTGATCAAATGAAGCTCTCCTCAACAGTGTCGGCTCTGGAGGTGTTTCGAATGAACATGACAAGCAACAAATGCG ACATGCCTAAAAGGGTAGCATTTAGTGCTACGGTGTCATCAGCTGACAGCTCCTGGAGCAGCAGCACCTTGTTGTTTCCCGTGGTCATCACTAATGTGGGAAACGGATACAACCCCAGCAACGGAATATTTACCGCTCCTACCAACGGGAACTACGTGTTTTTCGTAAACGTACAGAGTTATACTACACAAACCATTTATGTAGACATCGTGTTAAATGGATCAACAAAAGTCAGAACCATGGCTTATGGTAGTGGTAGCGATTATTACGAATCGGGTCCCAATTTGGTGGTTCTAACTCTTCAGAAGGGACAAACAGTGTGGGTTAAAAGGTACTCTGGATCAGGTTATTATGCCGACGGTCCTATTACCACATTCTCTGGTTTCCTTATTTGA
- the LOC125675853 gene encoding uncharacterized protein LOC125675853 translates to MNILVLISKMKRSLVLTLVLISFMQSFAFSVLTDNKNNNVTQLDVSGLDSENVDVFRQLLNQETLIRMALVKNVHALMKDMVDLKQIMKTLEATQQKTDLEVTNLQQEVDSMKRENQKLDLENRKCEDTLNTVKQNFTQINDHFQEFVLQLEEKRETFERNTSTVLSDLKVEVRYLSITLLDLNRHTLEVDKGIPEIIEEKYEMLSSRLNDTMARLSSDLVLADSKVSKSVSDLKHSQNSIITSSFDEVNKTIVDLKAELRQSQYDQLKLSSTVSALEVFRMNMTSNKCDLSRKVAFTASVSSSSGSWNSGTLVFPVVITNVGNGYNPSNGIFTAPTNGNYVFFVNVQSNAAQIIYADIVLNGSTKVRTMGYNGSYAAGLNLVVLDLQKGDTVWVKHYSGKGYYTDGSITTFSGFLI, encoded by the exons ATGAATATTCTCGTTCTGATTTCCAAGATGAAACGATCACTAGTCCTTACGTTAGTGTTGATTTCTTTCATGCAATCATTTGCTTTTTCTGTTCTCACGGACAACAAAAATAACAATGTAACTCAACTGGACGTAAGTGGACTTGACTCGGAAAATGTGGACGTTTTCCGGCAGCTCCTGAACCAAGAGACACTCATCAGAATGGCCCTTGTAAAGAATGTGCACGCCTTGATGAAAGACATGGTCGATCTGAAGCAAATCATGAAGACGTTAGAAGCCACACAGCAGAAAACGGATTTAGAAGTGACAAACTTACAACAGGAAGTAGATTCAATGAAGCGTGAAAACCAGAaacttgaccttgaaaacagGAAGTGTGAGGACACTTTGAACACCGTCAAACAAAACTTTACACAGATCAACGACCATTTTCAGGAGTTTGTATTGCAGTTGGAGGAGAAAAGAGAAACATTTGAGAGAAACACTAGCACGGTACTCAGTGATTTAAAAGTGGAAGTTCGGTATCTCTCAATTACTCTTCTTGATTTGAATAGACACACATTAGAAGTTGACAAGGGTATTCCTGAAATTATAGAGGAAAAGTATGAAATGTTATCATCAAGACTGAATGATACTATGGCGAGATTGAGCAGTGATTTAGTCTTAGCGGACAGCAAGGTTTCCAAATCGGTATCTGACCTCAAACATTCGCAAAACAGCATCATAACTTCAAGTTTTG ATGAAGTCAATAAGACGATTGTTGACCTGAAAGCGGAGCTGAGACAATCTCAGTATGACCAACTTAAGCTGTCCTCTACAGTGTCGGCTCTGGAGGTGTTCCGAATGAATATGACAAGCAACAAATGCG aCTTGTCTAGGAAGGTGGCCTTTACTGCCTCCGTGTCATCATCAAGTGGCTCCTGGAACAGCGGCACCTTGGTGTTTCCCGTGGTCATCACTAATGTGGGAAACGGATACAACCCCAGCAACGGAATATTTACCGCTCCTACTAACGGGAACTACGTGTTTTTCGTGAATGTTCAGAGTAATGCAGCTCAAATTATTTATGCTGACATCGTGTTAAATGGATCAACAAAGGTCAGAACTATGGGATATAACGGAAGTTACGCCGCTGGCCTAAATCTGGTGGTGCTAGATCTTCAGAAAGGAGACACAGTGTGGGTCAAACATTACTCTGGAAAAGGTTACTACACCGACGGTTCTATTACTACATTCTCAGGGTTTCTGATTTGA